The Salvia miltiorrhiza cultivar Shanhuang (shh) chromosome 2, IMPLAD_Smil_shh, whole genome shotgun sequence DNA window GTTCGTGTGCCTCCGGATGGGATGAAGTATGTGGAATTGTTGAGAAAAGTTGGGTGTGCCGTGCAAGCTGATACAAATGTTCATGCTTATGTGATTGATGCAATAGTGCCATCCCCGTTAGATGAATTATTGAGAATGAAGATAACGGACGACGATGATTTGGTGTATGTAATGGAATTATTTGATGTCCCTACTCTCTATGTCACACTTTCTCCTAGGATAAATACTTCTAAAGAGCACAGTTCTATGAACTTGTTGAATGCTCAAATGCATCAAGTTCAACATACGTATGTGCACCAGATGAGTAATATTCCACATTCGAGGCCTCCTGTTGGTAATGATGCTGCCATTAATCCTCCGAATGTGAACATTATGAATGAGAGGGAGGATGTGAGAGATTTAGAATCAGCTGATGGTGTTCAGACTGATTGCATTCGCGAGCAAGGTGTTGGTGATGAAGATCGAAGAGATGATGATGTTGAAGCTAATAATAAACATGTTGATAGAGGTTATGAGAGAGATATTCATAATGTGCCACCAATAGGTAGTTCTAGTTGTAATGAAGAAGAACACAGACAAGGACCGCGGCAGTGGGTTATTCCTGGTGCTAAGTATCATGCATCCCTTCTTATTGAACCAGAAATATCTTATGATTACAACAGTGACACAATTTCGATTGGTGCTATATTCACAgataaagaaaatatgagaattCAATTGGGATTGTATCACTTGTTGAATCGGGTGGAATATATTGTTGATCGATCAACTAAGAGAAGATTTGGAGCTCTTTGCAAATTCAAAGATCAATGCTCTTTCTTGTTGCGTGCTACGGCATACGGGGCGATTTGGAGAATTTTTAAGTTGGTTGCTCATACTTGCCAAAAGGATTTGAGGCTTCGTTGTCGCCCAACAATTTGTGCAAAGGTCGTAGGTGCATACTTTGCACCGACTTTGTCGAAAGAAGGATCTATATTGAAGCCGAAAGAGATACAAGCACAATTGAAGAGAGACTTTGGTGTTGATGTAGACTACCACACGGCATTGGCTGGGAGGAATCAAGCAATCACCATGATACACGGTGATAAAGGAGATAAAGACAAGTCTTTCCGATCTAGCTTTCAATCATCTTCATCACATCCTCGACATGCTCAAGTTTGTTCTACATGTCATAAAAGTGGTCATAATCGAGCTAGGTGTACTGAAGATGTCCCCTTGACACAAGATGAAGATGTTAGTAGTAACCATCTTACTATGCCTAGGAAGCGTAGGCCAAAGCGATGTGGAATTTGTGGTGAGGTTGGTCATACCCGTGGTAAATGTACTCAAAGAGTGGTGTAAACATTTCACTAGGTTTAGTTTGATTATTCTTAGATTATGAACTTCGTTTTAAAACTTGTGGAACTTTGTGTTTGGGTTAGGTAATTATCAACTTTGattattatttgttattttcagatatttagtttttactattttgttttttagtaaatgttaatgttaaaattacaaaagGGTATTTTGATAATAAGAGTGGCTAAAAATATATGCTTTTATTCTTGTGGCTACTACATTCTTTCCTTAAGCAAAGTGACTATTGTTTTTATTGCTTCTTGAAGATATTTTAACGGTAATTTATGAATgatttttttgtgtgtgtgtgtgtgtatataaaTCAGTAGTTTATGGTTGGAATTTTGGCTGATGGCTAAATGATATTTACACGTGAATCATGAAATTGTGCCAACATAGTATTTCTGCAAACATCTGCAGTGTACTAATTTGTGTCTgaatttgtaataaaaaaattggttaTCGAACCAAACCAAACTAAATAGTTCAGTTTGGGTTCAGTTATgaatgttttttattttctgaGTTCAGTTTGGTTTGGAACTGAACCGTCCGAATGATCGCATGTTCATTTTGTAGAAGAAACAAGCCTTCATATGCATAattgattttctttttgagttatATTAGTTTCTTGTAAAGAAGATGAATGGCAGCGAAATAAGAGGAGAGATTGGTGGGATTATTGTATTGTAAAGAAGGAGCTGATTCTAAATGCAGAGGAGCAGCTTGAGTCCAAGCCAAAGGCGATAATGCGCCTGGGCTGGTTACTTTGTTTCATCTCTGGTGAGCATCCTCTATTTCCTCAACTTGTCCTTATTTTGATATAGTTTACAGATCAATTTTGATTTCAACTTTTGAAATTTGATGTGGTTTCTGTTTCTCCATACAGGCGTCTTGGGAGGATCAGGAAACTAGTAAGGTGTACACTTATGTGTATTTTGTCTGCCAGGTATAAGTTTTAAATTTTAAGAGGATCTTTGAAGTAGTTTGTGTGGAAGTGTTAATTCGGTTTTTTTTATTCACTTATTTAGTGTCTGTTGGATTGTTGTTGTAGCATGGTTCCATGTTTAAGACAAAATATAAGTTTCTGCCATTAAAGCGTAGTTGAGAAGGCATTATGAGGGCCAAATTGCAGATTTTGGAATTGTACAGAAAGAAGATCTTGATCTTGTAAGTTAAATATgacctttattatattttcttaggTGTTAATTTTTCTCATCTGAACTCGTTATGTCAAAATAATAACGATTAACGACAATGTTGCATGTTATTGTTCCTCCCATCATGTGTcattcaaaaatgaaaaagcaTCTCAAAAACTATTACTTGTTGCACTTCTTTATAACTGAAATAGCCTGCAGCAATATGGCTGTTTGTTGTTAACATGGTTGTGATCTGGAATTTCGAAAATATCTAGAAAACCTCAGAGCGATCTATTGAAATGGGAGAGATAATTATTTGGGAGGTTCACTAGTGAAAGATAACACTTGATTTTAGTTTGTTGGCATGTTTTATCACATAGTTCAAGTAGTCCCATGACAATAAGAACATGATGCTTGCACTAAGTATaatgttcaatttttttgtaTTCCTTGTGTTAGGAGCTCGATTGTAGTACCTGTTCCACAACAtgatataatcaagttgttttttttttttcttttttgttcttATGCTGTTATTATAGGGTTAATTATAGTCTATGGCATGTCTTTTAGGCCGAATTATATTTTGTAAACTGCATGGAAATGTATTTTCTACATGAGCATTGTTGTTTTGATGTCCGAGAATATATTTTCCACTTGAGCATCAAAACGGAAATATATTCTCCACTTGAACATCAAAACAATGTTTGCACGtaatttacaaaataaataagaatatcCACGTCAGATTTGCGACTTCCACGTCAAATACTGCTATTATATTAGCAAATCGCGCTCAAAGGTTGGGCTGCTTTTTTTGTTCTTATGCTGCTATTATATCATGAAAATATACTTTGTTCTGAAGTGCTACTCAAAGATATCTTTTGATACTGCTCAACAATCGATGCAATTAACGACAGATCTTATTCATTTTGTTGAAATAAACTAAGCAAAGTTGGAGGCATATGAGTCCATATTGATAGGGAAAAGGTAATGCCTATCTTCTTTTAGAAAAAGTCATAACAATAAGCTGTGTCTAAATTTGAAGATGTTTTGATTAATGACCCCAAGATTTCATAGATGTACCTTATCATGTTTGCTTTGCTATTGACAAAGGTAATTGTTTATTCTTATTTGTGAATATTCTTTCTTATTCTCCACGTGAATCCCAAGTTACAAATATATCCCCATGTATAGAAGATGGATACTTGTTTATAAGAAGTTCAAATCAATTGAGATTATTATCTTGAGCTGATGGTAGAAAGACTGGTCATATTCATTGTTTGTAAGGTTAATCATGTATGGTTTCTCAAACTTTTAGCGTTTTCTAGAAAGGGTtaatggccaaaaaatacacgaactatcaccaagtttgcaaattgcacatgacctttaaAAATGGCCtcagaatacaccaccttttaattttgttgtgaTTTGCAC harbors:
- the LOC131012474 gene encoding uncharacterized protein LOC131012474 isoform X2, which produces MRPKCIILTHGGQWNDITYVGGQREFVRVPPDGMKYVELLRKVGCAVQADTNVHAYVIDAIVPSPLDELLRMKITDDDDLVYVMELFDVPTLYVTLSPRINTSKEHSSMNLLNAQMHQVQHTYVHQMSNIPHSRPPVGNDAAINPPNVNIMNEREDVRDLESADGVQTDCIREQGVGDEDRRDDDVEANNKHVDRGYERDIHNVPPIGSSSCNEEEHRQGPRQWVIPGAKYHASLLIEPEISYDYNSDTISIGAIFTDKENMRIQLGLYHLLNRVEYIVDRSTKRRFGALCKFKDQCSFLLRATAYGAIWRIFKLVAHTCQKDLRLRCRPTICAKVVGAYFAPTLSKEGSILKPKEIQAQLKRDFGVDVDYHTALAGRNQAITMIHGDKGDKDKSFRSSFQSSSSHPRHAQVCSTCHKSGHNRARCTEDVPLTQDEDVSSNHLTMPRKRRPKRCGICGEVGHTRGKCTQRVV
- the LOC131012474 gene encoding uncharacterized protein LOC131012474 isoform X1, giving the protein MEGASISLVNKNEIEIFGASQIASLVVRLASNLNLSLCATVGAVAARLVASPLTPTRPRRGKKRFQDSQFLQSKMRPKCIILTHGGQWNDITYVGGQREFVRVPPDGMKYVELLRKVGCAVQADTNVHAYVIDAIVPSPLDELLRMKITDDDDLVYVMELFDVPTLYVTLSPRINTSKEHSSMNLLNAQMHQVQHTYVHQMSNIPHSRPPVGNDAAINPPNVNIMNEREDVRDLESADGVQTDCIREQGVGDEDRRDDDVEANNKHVDRGYERDIHNVPPIGSSSCNEEEHRQGPRQWVIPGAKYHASLLIEPEISYDYNSDTISIGAIFTDKENMRIQLGLYHLLNRVEYIVDRSTKRRFGALCKFKDQCSFLLRATAYGAIWRIFKLVAHTCQKDLRLRCRPTICAKVVGAYFAPTLSKEGSILKPKEIQAQLKRDFGVDVDYHTALAGRNQAITMIHGDKGDKDKSFRSSFQSSSSHPRHAQVCSTCHKSGHNRARCTEDVPLTQDEDVSSNHLTMPRKRRPKRCGICGEVGHTRGKCTQRVV